GACCGCAAGGAAGAGGGCATCGTCGCGATGGCCTCGGTTGCCGAGAACATCAACATCAGTTGCCGGCGGCACGGCTTGCGTGCGGGATTGTTCCTCAATCGCGCGAAAGAGGCCGAGACGGCCGATCGCTTCATCAAGCTTTTGAAGATCAAAACGCCGAGCCGGCGGCAGAAGATCCGCCTGCTCTCGGGCGGCAATCAGCAAAAGACGATCTTGTCGCGCTGGCTCGCCGAGCCCGATCTCAAGGTTGTCATTCTGGACGAACCGACGCGCGGAATCGACGTCGGCGCGAAGCACGAGATCTATAACGTCATCTATGAGCTTGCCGAGCGCGGCTGCGCCGTGGTGATGGTGTCGTCGGAGCTGCCCGAGGTGCTCGGCGTCTCCGATCGCATCGTCGTCATGCGCGAGGGGCGGATCGCGGGCGAACTCGCGCGCGATAAGGCGAGCGAGCCTGCGCTGTTGGAGTTCGCGCTGCCTCAAGGCGGGCGTGCCGCACGCGAAGCGGCTTGAGCGCCGAGCGGCGTGCGGCGGTATGCGGCACCGCGATGAAGAACGGTGCCCGAAACGGAACGGATGCAACGAAGACCCGTCGCGAACGGGGTGAAGGAGTCACGACATGCAAACAAGAGAAAACCTCGTAGAGGCGGGCGCCAAGCGCGCGGCCGAAGCGCTGATCCCGCAGCAGAACGATCGGCAGAAGTGGTGGCAGCAGGTCACCGAATACAGCCTTATCCTGATTTTCGCCCTCATGTTCCTGACGACGTCGCTGACCGTCGATCACTTCTTCTCGATCGAGAACATGCTCGGCCTCGCGTTGTCGGTCTCGCAGATCGGCATGGTCGCTTGCACGATGATGTTCTGTCTTGCGTCGCGCGACTTCGATCTGTCCGTCGGCTCCATCGTCGCGTTCGCGGGCGTGCTCTGCGCGATGGTGCTCAACGCGACGAACAGCACGTTCCTTGCCATCGTCGCCGCGGTGGCGGCCGGCGCCGCGATCGGCTGGGTCAACGGCGCGGTGATCGCCTATCTGCGCATCAACGCGCTGATCACGACGCTCGCGACGATGGAGATCGTGCGCGGTCTCGGCTTCATCGTCTCGCATGGGCAGGCCGTGGGTGTTTCGTCGGACACGTTCATCGCGCTCGGCGGATTGGCGCTGTTCGGCGTGTCGCTGCCGATCTGGGTCACGCTGGTCTGCTTCATCGGGTTCGGCGTGCTGCTCAATCAGACCGTCTACGGCCGCAACACGCTCGCGATCGGCGGCAATCCGGAAGCGTCGCGTCTGGCCGGGATCAATGTCGAGCGCACGCGCGTCTTGATCTTCCTGATTCAAGGCGCCGTGACGGCGTTGGCCGGTGTGATTCTGGCATCGCGCATCACGTCGGGCCAGCCGAATGCCGCGGAAGGCTTCGAGCTGAACGTCATCTCGGCGTGCGTGCTCGGCGGCGTGTCGCTGCTAGGCGGTCGCGCGACGATTTCGGGCGTCGTGATCGGCGTGCTCATCATGGGCACCGTCGAGAACGTCATGAACCTGTTGAACATCGACGCGTTCTATCAGTACCTCGTGCGCGGCGCGATTCTGCTCGCGGCCGTGCTGCTCGATCAGCTCAAGAACCGCGGCTCGCGCGATTGAGCGATTGCCGCACACGGGTCCGCGCCTGAACACGGACCCGCTGTCTTACGGAGATTTTTCACGATGGCGCTTCCCGACCATCCGCAACTGGGCCCCTATGCCCGTTATCCGAGCCTCGTCGGTCGCACCGTGTTCATCACGGGCGGCGCGACCGGCATCGGGGCTGCGTTCGTTCAGCACTTCGCGTTGCAAGGCGCGCGCGTTGCGTTTTGCGACATCGATACGACCGCGGGCGAGGCACTCGCCGATGCACTCGGCGATGCGAGCGAAAAGCCGCTCTTTCTCGCGTGCGACGTGACCGACATCGATGCGCTGCGCGGCGCGATCGCCGATGCGCAAGGCGCGTTCGGCCCGATCACGGTGCTCGTCAACAACGCGGCGAACGACGTGCGGCACTCGCTCGCCGAGGTGACGCCGGCCTCGTTCGACACCGGCATCGCCGTGAATCTGCGGCACCAGTTCTTCGCGGCGCAGGCCGTCGTCGAGGACATGAAGCGCGCGGGCGGCGGCTCGATCATCAATCTCGGTTCGATTAGCTGGATGCTCAAGAACGGCGGCATGCCTGTCTATCTGACGGCCAAGGCCGCGATCGAAGGGCTGACGCGGGCGCTCGCGCGCGATCTCGGCCCGTTCGGCATCCGCGTCAATGCGCTCGTGCCCGGCTGGGTCCTAACGGACAAGCAGCGACGGCTCTGGCTCGACGAAGCGGGCAAACGCGCGCTGAAGGAAGGGCAGTGTCTCGACGGCGAGTTGCTGCCCGAGGATTTGGCGCGCATGGCGCTCTTTCTGGCAGCCGACGACAGCCGCATGGTGACGGGCCAGGACTTCATCGTCGACGGAGGCTGGGCATGAGGACCGAGGGCTATCGGGCGACGCTCGCCGTGCATGCGCGATGCGCGCTCGGCGAGGGAGCCACCTGGTGCGCGCGTACGAGCCGGTTCTATTGGACGGACATCGAGGGCGCGCGCTTGTATCGCTACGACCCGGACACGGGCGAGCGCGCGAGCTGGGCCATGCCGGAGCGGCTGGCGACGTTCGCGCTGTGCGCCGATCCGCATTACCTGTTGCTCGGTCTCGCGACGCATTTGGCATTTTTCGATCTGACGACGCGCGAGCTGCACCGGATCGCGGACGTCGAGCCCGGGCTCGACACGCGCTTGAACGACGGCCGCTGCGACCGGCAGGGGCGGTTCGTCTTCGGGACCAAGTACGAAGGGGGCGATGTTCGCGTGGTCGGGGGCTTTTATCGGCTCGGCCATGATTTGTCGCTGGAGAGGCTGCCTCTACCGACGCCGGCGATCTCGAACAGCATCGGGTTCAGTCCCGACGGCGCGACGATGTACTTCTGCGATACGCCGACGCGCGAAATTCTCGCCTGCGATTACGGCGCTGACGGCACCCTCGGCAACGTGCGCGTTTTCACGCGGCTCGTCGATGCCGACGGCGGGCCGGACGGCTCGACCGTGGATGCCGAAGGCGGGCTGTGGAACGCGCAGTGGGGCGGCGCGCGCGTGGTGCGCTATGGGCCGGATGGGAAGGAGACCGAGCGCGTCAGCTTGCCGGTGAGTCAGCCGAGTTGCGTTGCGCTTGGCGGCCCGCATCTGGCCACGCTTTACGTGACGACCGCGCGCGACGAGCTCGATGGGATCTCGCTGGCGGCCGAGCCTGGCGCCGGCGGCGTTTTCGTCGCATCGAGCCGGCGGCGCGGGTTGCCGGAGCCCGTGTTTCTCGGGCAGTGGCGGTAAACCCCGGGCCGGCCGGGTTAAACCGAAACGATCGACATGAGTCAAAGGCGGCAAAAGACACGCCTTCGTACACTGCCAAGCCGGCGCCGCCGGCTTGGCGCCTCTCGACGGAGCTGATCATGACCGCAGCGAATACCGATGCCATCGCCATGAGGGGGGCGCGTGCGCCTGAAACGCGCCGCGCACGCGTGTCGGACACGCACAGCACGCGCGCGGAAGTGCGCAATGCGAAACTGGCGGCGATCGTGCAGCCGGTGCGCTCGGGGCCGGACACATCGGCGATCGCGCGTGCGGCGGCCGGCACGCACGAAAGCGCCGAGTTGACGCTCGCCAATGCGCAATTGCGGGTCGATCTCGCGCCGGCACTGGGCGGAGGCATGACGCGTTTCGATTGGCACGGCGATGGCGGGCTGCCGACGCCGATTTTCCGCCCCTGCGCGTCGGCGGTGCGATCTGACACCGATCCGAACGCGCTCGCCTGTTACCCACTCGTGCCTTACTCGAACCGGATCGGCCGCGCACGATTTCACTTCGACGGGCGCGATTTTACCGTGCCGCGCAATCGAGGCGCGGAGCCGCTGCCGATTCACGGCGACGGATGGCTGCGCGCCTGGCGCGTCGTCGAACGCGGCGACGCGCATGCGACGCTCGCGCTCGAGCGGGAACGAGCGAAGCCGTACGCTTATCGCGCGACGCTCGGCTATGCGCTCGAGGACGCGACGCTTGCCGTGACGCTTGCCGTCGAAAACGCCGGGCGCGAACCGATGCCGTTCGGGCTCGGGCTTCATCCTTTCTTCGCGCGCGACGCCGACACGCGGCTTTCCGCGGCGGCGAGCGGGTTGTGGCTATCGGGCCCCGATTGGCTGCCCGTGCGCCACGTCTTGGTGCCGCCGGCCTGGGAGTTCGGCGTGGCCTATCCGCTACCCGACGCGCTCGTCAACCACGCTTTCACGCAATGGAGCGGCCGGGCCGCCGTCGTTTGGCCGCGCAAGCGGCTGTCGGTGACGGTCGAGGCGAACGCCGATTACTACGTGCTCTATACGCCGCCCGGCGAGGATTTCTTTTGCTTCGAGCCCGTGGATCATCCGATCAATGCCGTCAACCTACCCGGCGGCGCGTGCGAGCACGGCATGACGGTGCTGGCGCCGGGCGAAACGCTCGCGCGCGAGTTTCGCTTCACGGTCGAGCCGGTCGGGCGGTAGGCGGGCCCGAGCATTCACCGCGTTCATCGGCGTGCGCCGGACGATGCCGGCGAGGGCCCTTGCGCGGGTAGAATACGGGCCTTTCCCGCCACCGGGACGCGTCCCGTTTTCGTCATGACCATCTCCTACTCGTTCGCCCGCTCGCTCGGCGAGGCCTGGCAGCGCACGGGCTCGCTGCTGTGCGTCGGCCTCGATCCCGAACCGTCGCGCTTTCCGGCCGCGCTTGCGAGACGCGCCGACAAGATCTTCGAATTCTGCCGCGACATCGTCGATGCGACGGCGCCGTTCGCGAGCGCGTTCAAGCCGCAGATCGCCTATTTCGCCGCGCATCGGGCCGAAGACCAGCTCGAAGCGCTGATCGCGCACATTCACGAGCGTCACCCTGGGCTGCCGGTCGTGCTCGACGCCAAGCGCGGCGACATCGGCAGCACGGCCGAGCAATACGCGCGCGAGGCGTTCGAGCGCTATCGGGCCGATGCGGTGACGGTCAATCCGTACATGGGCTTCGATTCGATCGAGCCGTATCTCGCGCACGCAGGCAAGGGCGTCATCGTGCTGTGCCGGACGTCGAACCCCGGCGGCTCCGATTTGCAGTTTCTCGAAACGGGTGGGCGGCCGCTCTATCAAGTCGTCGCTTCGCTGGCGGCCGAGAAATGGAATGCGAGCGGGCAACTCGGGCTCGTCGTCGGCGCCACGTTTCCGAACGAGATCGAGGTCGTGCGCGGGATCGTCGGCGACATGCCGCTGTTGATTCCGGGCATCGGCGCCCAGGGCGGCGACGTCGAGGCGACGGTGCGTGCCGGCCGCACGAGCGCGGGAGCGGGGATGATGATCAATTCGTCGCGCGCGATTTTGTACGCGGGCAAGGATGAGGCGTTTGCGCAGGCGGCCGCGCGCGCCGCGCAAGAAACGCGCGACAAGATCAACGCCTACCTTTGATGCGCGCGCTGCTGACGAACGGGTGCCGTTAGCGTTCGTGCTCGTCGATATGCTTGAGCAGGCCGCGCAGCGCGTGCGCGGCCGCTTGTGCGCGAATCTGCTCGCGATCGCCCTTGAAGACGAGCGTCTGCGCCGACGTTTCGAGCCGATTGCTCCAAGCGAAGCAAACCATGCCGACGGGCTTCGTCTCCGTGCCGCCGCCGGGCCCCGCCACGCCCGTGATCGCGAGCGATACCTGCGCGCGGCTGTTGCGCAGCGCGCCTTCCGCCATCGCCCGGGCGACGCTCTCGCTGACGGCGCCATGCTTGTCGATGAGTTCGGCCGGCACGCCGATCATCTCCGTCTTGGCTTGATTCGAATAAGTGACGAAGCCGCGTTCGAACCAACCGCTGCTGCCCGAGATGTCCGTGACAGCGGTAGCGACCATGCCCCCCGTGCACGATTCGGCGGTCGCGAGTAAAAGGCGCGTCTCGCGCAGCTTGTTGCCGGCGCGCACGGCGAGTTGATGGACGACGGAATCGGTGGGCATTGCAATGATCTCGGCTGGGCGGAGGGCGGACGAAGGTTGCGTGACCTCGAATGGTCAAATGGTCATGCGCCACAAGGCGATCACGAGCAGCGTGAAGAACGCGGCGACGAGATCGTCGAGCATGATGCCGAAGCCGCCTTTGACGTGGCGGTCGAAGTAGCGGATCGGCGGTGGCTTGACCATGTCGAAGAAGCGGAACAGCAGGAACGCCCATAGCTGGCCGACGAACGTTTCGGGCGTCACGAACAGCAGCACGAGCCAGAACGCGATGATTTCGTCCCAGACGACGGGGGAGGGGTCGTCCGTGCCGAGCCGGCGCGCCGTGAAGCCGGTCATGTAAATGCCGGCGACGAAGCCCAGGACGATCAGCGCGGCCCACGCCGCGACGGTGAGACGGCCGTCGAGCGCGGCGAACGATACCCACGCGAACAGCGTTCCCATCGTCCCCGGCATCACGGGCGAGAGCCCGCTGCCGAAGCCCAGCGAAAAGAAATGCAGCGGATGCGAGCGCATGAAGCGCGCGCTCGCGCGGCGCTTGGGCGGCCGGGCGGAGGACGAGGCCGGCGCCGGCGGCGCGGACACGGAGGGCGCGGCGGCCGAAGCGGGCGGTGTGCCGCCGGGAAGCGTTGGGTCGGTCGGATCAGTTTGCATCGAAATGGTCGAAGCCGTGCAGCGTCAGCGAAAGCGGCGCCTGCGAGGCGTCGTGCCACGCAATCGTCGGCGCCTCGCTTGCATGACGCAGGGCGCTTATTGTACCGATCCGCGTCACGGCGATGTTCGCGCGCTCGCCGGCATCTGCGATCGCTTCGCGTGCGTGCGGTGGGGCCGTGAAGAGGAGCTCGTAATCGTCGCCGCCGGCGAGCGCACAGCGCCGCTGCGTATCGAGCGGCAGCTTGCGCAGCGCGCTCGATATGGGGACGGTGTCGACGTCGATCGACGCTCGCGCGCGCGAGCGCTCGAGGATGTGGAGCAAGTCGCCCGCCAGCCCGTCGGAGACGTCGAGCGCCGAGTGCGCGAGTCCGCGCAGCGCGAGCCCGAGCGCGATGCGCGGCTCGGGCCGGTCGAGTGCTTGGCGCAACGCGGCGTGCTCGCGTTCATCGAAGAGGCCCTCCGGCCATTCGCCGCGCAAGATGCCGAGCCCGGCTCGCGCGTCGCCGAGCGTGCCCGATACCCAAATGTCGTCGTTCTCGCGCGCGCCGTCGCGACGCAATGCGCCTTGCGCGGGTACGTCGCCGAAGATGGTGACGCACAGATTCAACGGCCCGCGCGTCGTATCGCCCCCGATCAACTGACAATCGAACCGGTTGGCCAGCGCGAACAGGCCTTGTGCGAACGCTTCGAGCCACACCTCGCGTGGCGTTTCGAGCGCGAGCGAGAGCGTAAACGCCCGCGGCTTCGCACCCATCGCCGCGAGGTCCGACAGGTTGACGGCGAGCGTCTTGTGGCCGAGCGCCTGCGGCTCGGCGCTCGCCAGGAAATGCCGGCCCTCGACGAGCATGTCTGTCGAAACGGCCAGCAACTCACCCGGTTCGGGGGCGATCAGCGCGCAATCGTCGCCGATGCCTAATTCGGCGCGCTGCGGGCCGGAGCGCGCGCGCTGAGCGAAGAAGCGTTCGATCAGCGCGAATTCGGAAAGGGACATAGGCAAGCGGAGTCAAGGGGACGAGTAAAGGGTGAGCGGGGTGCGCGGTTGCGTCTACGCGCGGCGCGTTCGCGGCGCGGACGCACCTGGCCGGACGGACAGGGCTGCCGGGACGGGGGGCGAATGGCGCTACAATGCGTCGAAACTTTATTCTAATCCGCGTAACAAGACTGGACCTCTCGAACCTCATGTCTACGAATTCCACCACCGCCAAAGCGAAGCTGCGCGAAGCCGCGCTCGATTATCACGAATTTCCCTCGCCGGGCAAGATCGCCATTGCGCCGACGAAGCAGATGATCAACCAGCGCGATCTCGCGCTTGCGTATTCGCCGGGGGTCGCGTTCGCCTGTGAGGAAATCGTCGAGAATCCGCTGAACGCGGCGCGCTTCACGGCGCGCAGCAACTTGGTCGGCGTCGTCACGAACGGCACCGCGGTGCTGGGCCTCGGCAACATCGGCCCGCTCGCGTCGAAGCCCGTGATGGAAGGCAAGGCGGTGCTGTTCAAGAAGTTCGCCGGCATCGACGTGTTCGACATCGAATTGAACGAATCCGATCCGCATAAGCTCATCGACGTCATCGCCGCACTCGAGCCCACGTTCGGCGGGATCAATCTCGAAGACATCAAGGCGCCCGATTGCTTCATCGTCGAGCGCGAGTGCCGCAAGCGGATGAAGATCCCCGTCTTCCACGACGACCAGCACGGTACCGCCATCGTCGTCGCCGCGGCGGTGACGAACGGCCTGAAGGTCGTCGGCAAGGACATCGCGAAGGTCAAGCTCGTCGCCTCGGGTGCCGGTGCGGCCGCGCTCGCATGTCTGGACCTGCTCGTCGATCTCGGACTGCCGCTTGAGAACATCCTCGTCACCGATTTGGCCGGCGTGGTCTACAAAGGCCGCACCGAGTTGATGGACCCGGACAAGGAGCGTTTCGCGCGCGAAACGTCGGCGCGCACGCTTGCCGAGGTCATCGAAGGGGCAGACATATTCCTCGGCCTGTCGGCGGCCGGCGTGCTCAAGCCCGAGATGGTCAAGAGCATGGCCGCAAAGCCGCTGATCCTCGCGCTCGCCAATCCGACGCCCGAGATCCTGCCCGAGCTCGCGCTCGAAGTGCGTCCCGACGCCGTTCTCGCGACGGGACGCACCGACTACCCGAATCAGGTCAACAACGTCCTGTGCTTTCCGTTCATCTTCCGCGGCGCACTCGATGCCGGCGCGACGACGGTCACGCGCGAAATGGAAATCGCGGCCGTCAACGCGATAGCCGAGTTGGCGCGCCAGGAGCAGAGCGACATCGTCGCCACCGCGTACGGTATCCAGGATCTCTCGTTCGGGCCCGAGTATTTGATCCCGAAGCCGTTCGATCCGCGCCTCATCGTCAAGATCGCGCCGGCCGTCGCGCAAGCCGCGATGGATTCGGGCGTGGCGACGCGGCCGATCGAGGACATGGACGCCTACAAGCAGCACTTGCAGCAGTTCGTCTATCACAGCGGCACGACGATGAAGCCGATCTTCCAGCAGGCGCGCAGCGTCGAGTCCGGCAAGAAGCGCATCGTCTTCGCCGAGGGCGAAGAAGAGCGCGTGCTGCGGGCCGTGCAGATCGTCGTCGACGAAAAGCTCGCCACGCCGATTTTGATCGGCCGCCCGGCCGTGATCGAACATCGCATCGAGCGCTACGGCTTGCGCCTGACGCCGGGCGTCGATTTCACGGTCGTCAACACCGAGCACGACGAACGCTTCCGCGAGTTTTGGCAGGACTACTACCACCTCATGGCGCGCAAGGGCATCAGCCAACAGTTGGCGAGGGTCGAGATGCGCCGGCGCACGACGCTGATCGGCTCGATGCTCGTGAAAAAGGGCGAGGCCGACGGCATGATCTGCGGCACGATCTCGACGCCGCACCGCCATCTGCATTTCATCAACCAAGTGATCGGCAAGCGCGAGGGCTGCAATGTGTTCGGCGCGATGAACGGTCTCGTCCTGCCGGGCCGCCAGATTTTCCTTGTCGATACGCACGTGAACGTCGACCCGACCCCGGCGGAATTGGCGGAGATCACGATCATGGCCGCCGAAGAGGTGCGTCGTTTTGGCATCGAGCCGAAGGTTGCGCTCGTCTCGCACTCGAATTTCGGGACGAGCAATGCGCCGTCTGCGCAAAAGATGCGCGATACGCTCGCGCTGATCAGGGAGCGCGCGCCCGACCTCCAGGTGGACGGTGAAATGCATGGGGACGTTGCGCTCGATCCGGCGCTGCGGCGCGAGGTGCTGCCCGAGTCGACGCTCGAGGGCGAGGCGAACTTGCTCGTCCTGCCGAACATCGATGCCGCCAACATCGCGTACAACCTGCTCAAGACCGCGGCCGGCAACAACATCGCGATCGGGCCGATCCTGCTCGGCGCTGCCAAGCCCGTGCACGTGCTGACGGAATCGGCGACGGTGCGGCGCATCGTCAACATGACGGCTCTGCTCGTGGCCGACGTCAGCGCAATCGCGCGCTGAGGTGTCGCCGCGCAATAAGCCGCGGCCATAGAAAGAAAAAGCGAAGAAAAAACGGCGTGCCCATTGCGGGCACGCCGGGGGCGAAAAGAGAGGCTACCGCCCCAAATGCGTGAAACGACGATTTCCGATTGCACGAAGCCGCGGTGAGGAGGCAAAGACTCACCGCATCGGGCACCGTCGAGCACAATTTTATCTCGGTTGCGATAAATTTTATCCAAAAAAGGATAAATAGGACTGACGGAAATTCCCCGAAATCTCGCTAAACCTTTCATTTTCCACACAAAGATTGCGTCCGGGGGGCGTTAGAGATACCCTTACGCTTTTCGTGGTCGTTCATTTTCGATCGAGCAGCAGGAACTCTGGCCGATGACACGCGCGGGAACACGCGAACGAGCGGGGAAGTGGCTTCGTCACGGTGCGCTCGCGGCCTTCGTGGCCGTGGCCGGCTGGAGCGGTATTGGCTTGCCGGGCGGTTTGTTCGCTGTGCCTGTCGCGTTTGCGCGAGAGGTGCCGCGGTTGCCGGCAGAGAATGCGGGCACGATCGAGCCGGCGCAGTTGCCGCCCGAAGCGGTCGCCACTTTGAGGTCGATCGCAGCCGGCGGCCCTTATCCGTATGCAAAGGATGGCGTCGTGTTCGGCAATTTCGAGCGGCTGCTGCCGCCGCATCGGCGCGGTTACTACCATGAGTACACGGTTCCCACGCCGCGAGCGAGAAGTCGCGGCGCGCGCCGCATCGTGTGCGGCGGCCCTTTGAGGCGGATCGACAACTGCTTCTATTCAGACGACCACTACAACAGTTTTAAACGCATTGTTGAATGACATTGGGATGAACGGCATGAGCGACGACGTCTACGCGCACGACACCGCAGTCGCGACGGATCTGTTCGCGGCCGGCGACGGCAATCTTTTTCAGCGTGTCATGCAAATGCGCGTGGCCGAGCAAGGCCAGAGCGAGCAGGGCGACGCGGCATCCCGGCATTCACCGAGCGAGGAGCCTATGAGCCTTTTCGCGACCGTGCGACCGAACCTTGTCCAGTCGATCAGGGCGTTTCGCGTGCAGGACCTCGCCGACGAAGCCCAGCGGCTCGGGCAGCACTTTCTCTATGCCTACTGCGGGCAGGCCGCGTCCAAGCAGGAAGTGCTCGAGACGATCGCCACGTCGTTCCTGTTTCCGAAGCACTTCGGCAAGAACTACGACGCGCTCTACGATTGCTTGACCGATCTCGTGCACAAAGCGGGCGCGCAGCCGGGCTTCGTCATCGTCCTCGACGGCTTGCCGATCGCGCAGAAGTTCGACAAGGAAGGGCGCGAGACGCTGCTCGACGTGTTTCGCGAAGCCTCCGAATTTTGGGCAGAGCGCAAGGTCACCTTCCGCGTCTTCTATTCGTTTGCGTGACGCTTGCTTGACGTCGGCGCGCGCGTAGCGTCGCGCCGCTTGCGTCGTTCGCGTCGTTCGCGTTGTTCTCTCAGCCAGGCCCGCCGGTGAGCGGGCCTTCGTTTTCATGGCAGTGCCTCACCATCCCCCCCAGCGCGCGGCGAGCGCGGCCAGCACCGCCATGCCCGCCGTTTCGGTGCGCAGCACGCGCGGGCCCAGCGAAAGCGGCGTGAAGCCGTGCGCCACGGCAGCGTCTTCCTCCTCGGGCGACAGGCCGCCCTCCGGGCCGATCAACAATGTGACGCCGGCGCTCGGCGGCGTGCCGGGCAGGGTCTCGAACGCGATGCTGGCGCGCGGCGAAAGCATGAGCCGTAGCGCGCCGGGGTCGCCGGACCTGGGGAGCATCTCGAGCCAATTGTACAAGTCGCATGCCGGATCGACCTCGGGCATGCGGTTGCGTCCGCATTGCTCGCACGCGGCCCGCACGATGCCTTGCCAGTGCGCATGACGGCGACTCGCACGCTCTGCCGATAGCCGCACGACGCCTCGGGCCGTGGCGAGCGGCGCGACGC
The sequence above is a segment of the Trinickia acidisoli genome. Coding sequences within it:
- a CDS encoding barstar family protein produces the protein MSDDVYAHDTAVATDLFAAGDGNLFQRVMQMRVAEQGQSEQGDAASRHSPSEEPMSLFATVRPNLVQSIRAFRVQDLADEAQRLGQHFLYAYCGQAASKQEVLETIATSFLFPKHFGKNYDALYDCLTDLVHKAGAQPGFVIVLDGLPIAQKFDKEGRETLLDVFREASEFWAERKVTFRVFYSFA
- a CDS encoding 16S rRNA (uracil(1498)-N(3))-methyltransferase translates to MSNIFERRFMPRFFVDSDFQSGDAVALPDEVARHVQVLRLTTGDALTLFNGRGGQYEARLVEVGRRNALAQIGAFASVEVEAPYRITLAQGIAGGDKMDWLIEKAVELGVSRVAPLATARGVVRLSAERASRRHAHWQGIVRAACEQCGRNRMPEVDPACDLYNWLEMLPRSGDPGALRLMLSPRASIAFETLPGTPPSAGVTLLIGPEGGLSPEEEDAAVAHGFTPLSLGPRVLRTETAGMAVLAALAARWGGW